From the genome of Streptomyces sp. NBC_01116, one region includes:
- a CDS encoding ABC transporter substrate-binding protein yields MLRPRASLAVLAASTVLIGGCSVGPDGSGSTTTVLRVGLSEESGALDPHAFTGNFLLLDAVYEPLVTYAEGGKLEPGLARSWTVAKDGRSVSFDLRDGVTFTDGTPLDSAAVKWNFERWVGKKEFTFFRASQVISAVETPDEDTVRLILSEPYEPLLQELSIIRPVRLLSPKAATADGTFRKAVGTGAWKLESNSATGAKLTRNDDYWGTRPKLERVDFTVIPDSQARLDALGNREIDLIGGAYLAPITPVEARTLSGRGGITSLVGEPDVSIMLGFNADGPAGDRAVREAVRQAIDTTALTKALFQGYGEPARRVFPPNVPDSGTDLPEYFDQAAARRTLDAAGYTLKDGSRAKDGKRLALKLLIPATPAHGQLDPRSMAEAIAGSLKEIGIAVDISPVDAAAYYDERAEGTYDITFFEGLGAPYDPSGSIVSMFTSGARGPLWVTKATEDLVDEAVFADSPATRAAAYQKLYDEVAADAGFVPLVYRPRVYAVRDTVKGFAVPPTDVDLELTGVTVR; encoded by the coding sequence GTGCTACGACCCCGCGCCTCTCTCGCCGTTCTCGCCGCCTCGACCGTGCTGATCGGCGGCTGCTCCGTCGGCCCCGACGGTTCGGGCTCCACCACCACGGTGTTGCGCGTCGGCCTGAGCGAGGAGTCCGGCGCCCTGGACCCGCACGCCTTCACCGGCAACTTCCTCCTGCTCGACGCGGTTTACGAGCCGCTCGTCACCTACGCGGAGGGCGGGAAGCTGGAGCCGGGACTCGCCCGGTCGTGGACCGTCGCCAAGGACGGCCGGAGCGTCAGCTTCGACCTGCGGGACGGCGTCACCTTCACCGACGGGACTCCGCTCGACTCCGCCGCCGTGAAGTGGAATTTCGAACGGTGGGTGGGCAAGAAGGAATTCACCTTCTTCCGGGCCTCGCAAGTCATCTCGGCCGTGGAAACCCCGGACGAGGACACGGTCCGGCTGATCCTCTCGGAACCGTACGAGCCGCTCCTGCAGGAACTGTCGATCATCCGTCCGGTGCGACTGCTCAGCCCGAAGGCCGCGACAGCCGACGGCACCTTCCGGAAAGCCGTCGGCACCGGGGCGTGGAAGCTGGAGTCCAACTCCGCGACCGGAGCGAAGCTGACACGCAACGACGACTACTGGGGAACCCGGCCGAAGCTGGAGCGGGTCGACTTCACCGTCATACCGGACTCCCAAGCCCGCCTGGATGCCCTCGGCAACCGGGAGATCGACCTCATCGGCGGCGCGTACCTGGCCCCCATCACACCGGTCGAGGCCAGGACACTGAGCGGGCGCGGAGGCATCACGTCGCTCGTCGGCGAGCCGGATGTCTCGATCATGCTCGGATTCAACGCCGACGGCCCGGCCGGAGACCGGGCGGTGCGTGAGGCCGTACGCCAGGCCATCGACACCACCGCCCTGACCAAAGCGCTGTTCCAGGGCTACGGCGAGCCCGCCCGGCGCGTGTTCCCCCCGAACGTCCCCGACTCGGGGACCGACCTGCCGGAGTACTTCGACCAGGCGGCGGCCCGCAGGACACTGGACGCCGCCGGATACACCCTGAAGGACGGCAGCCGGGCCAAGGACGGGAAGCGTCTCGCCCTCAAACTGCTCATTCCCGCCACTCCGGCCCACGGACAGCTCGACCCCCGCTCGATGGCCGAGGCCATCGCCGGATCACTCAAGGAGATCGGCATCGCCGTCGACATCTCCCCGGTCGACGCCGCCGCCTACTACGACGAGCGGGCGGAGGGCACGTACGACATCACCTTCTTCGAGGGGCTCGGCGCGCCGTACGACCCCTCGGGTTCGATCGTCTCGATGTTCACCTCCGGCGCCCGCGGCCCGCTCTGGGTGACGAAGGCCACCGAAGACCTGGTCGACGAGGCAGTGTTCGCGGACAGCCCCGCCACCCGCGCCGCCGCCTACCAGAAGCTCTACGACGAGGTCGCCGCCGACGCCGGCTTCGTACCGCTGGTCTACCGGCCACGGGTCTACGCCGTCCGGGACACGGTGAAGGGCTTCGCCGTCCCGCCCACGGACGTCGACCTGGAGCTCACCGGGGTGACGGTCCGGTGA